The Synergistaceae bacterium DNA window CCGGCGGGGCCGGGTATATAGGTTCGCATACCTGCATTGCACTGCTTGCCGCAGGGCATTCGGTGATCATCGCGGATAATTTCTGCAACAGCAGTCCGGATATTATCC harbors:
- a CDS encoding NAD-dependent epimerase/dehydratase family protein yields the protein MDILVTGGAGYIGSHTCIALLAAGHSVIIADNFCNSSPDII